The proteins below are encoded in one region of Pseudomonas entomophila L48:
- the xenA gene encoding xenobiotic reductase XenA, whose product MSALFQPYTLKDVTLRNRIAIPPMCQYMAEDGLINEWHHVHLAGLARGGAGLVVVEATAVSPEGRITPGCAGIWSDTHAQAFVPVVQAIKAAGSVPGIQIAHAGRKASANRPWEGDDHIAADDARGWQTIAPSAIAFGAHLPKVPRAMTLDDIARVRQDFVDAARRARDAGFEWIELHFAHGYLGQSFFSEHSNQRTDAYGGSFDNRSRFLLETLAAVREVWPEHLPLTARFGVLEYDGRDEQTLEESIELARRFKAGGLDLLSVSVGFTIPETNIPWGPAFMGPIAERVRREADIPVTSAWGFGTPELAEGALKADQLDLVSVGRAHLADPHWPYFAAKALGVDKASWTLPAPYAHWLERYR is encoded by the coding sequence ATGTCAGCCCTGTTCCAACCCTACACCCTCAAAGACGTCACCCTGCGCAACCGCATCGCCATCCCGCCGATGTGCCAGTACATGGCCGAGGATGGCCTGATCAACGAATGGCACCATGTGCACCTGGCGGGCCTGGCCCGTGGCGGCGCCGGCCTGGTGGTGGTCGAGGCTACCGCAGTGTCGCCGGAAGGGCGCATCACCCCCGGTTGCGCCGGCATCTGGAGCGACACCCACGCCCAGGCCTTCGTGCCGGTGGTGCAGGCGATCAAGGCCGCAGGCTCCGTGCCGGGCATCCAGATCGCCCACGCCGGACGCAAGGCCAGCGCCAACCGCCCGTGGGAAGGCGACGACCATATCGCTGCCGATGACGCCCGTGGCTGGCAGACCATCGCTCCTTCGGCCATCGCCTTTGGCGCGCACCTGCCGAAGGTGCCGCGAGCCATGACCCTGGATGACATCGCCCGGGTTCGCCAGGACTTCGTCGATGCCGCTCGCCGCGCCCGTGACGCGGGCTTTGAGTGGATCGAGCTGCACTTCGCCCATGGCTACCTGGGCCAGAGCTTCTTCTCCGAACATTCCAACCAGCGCACCGACGCCTACGGTGGCAGCTTCGACAACCGTAGCCGCTTCCTCCTGGAAACCCTGGCCGCAGTGCGTGAAGTCTGGCCGGAGCACCTGCCGCTGACGGCGCGCTTCGGGGTGCTGGAGTACGACGGGCGTGACGAACAGACGCTGGAAGAGTCCATCGAGCTGGCGCGCCGCTTCAAGGCGGGCGGGCTGGACCTGCTGAGTGTCAGCGTCGGGTTCACCATTCCCGAGACGAACATTCCCTGGGGGCCAGCGTTCATGGGGCCGATCGCCGAACGCGTGCGCCGAGAGGCGGACATTCCGGTGACCTCGGCATGGGGCTTCGGTACGCCGGAGCTGGCGGAAGGGGCACTGAAGGCCGATCAGCTCGACCTGGTGTCGGTGGGGCGTGCGCACCTGGCCGACCCGCATTGGCCATATTTCGCCGCCAAGGCACTGGGGGTGGACAAGGCCTCCTGGACGTTGCCGGCACCTTACGCCCACTGGCTTGAGCGTTATCGCTGA
- a CDS encoding ArsR/SmtB family transcription factor, translating into MAIYETPVIMSSMRAYTHPNPEDLTLERLLYALSDPVRMEIVRHLAGVPEASCGELDGGRPKSSMSHHFRVLREAGLVFTRNIGTTHMNSLRGEELETRFPGLLGSILGQR; encoded by the coding sequence ATGGCAATTTATGAAACCCCCGTTATCATGTCGAGCATGCGAGCCTATACCCACCCCAACCCCGAAGACCTCACCCTCGAGCGCCTGCTCTACGCCCTGAGCGACCCTGTGCGCATGGAAATCGTCCGCCACCTGGCCGGCGTGCCTGAAGCCAGTTGCGGCGAACTTGACGGTGGCCGGCCGAAGTCCAGCATGTCCCATCATTTTCGCGTGCTGCGCGAAGCGGGGCTGGTGTTTACCCGCAACATCGGCACCACGCATATGAATTCGCTGCGTGGCGAAGAACTCGAGACGCGTTTTCCCGGATTGCTCGGCAGCATTCTCGGACAGCGCTGA
- the mqo gene encoding malate dehydrogenase (quinone), whose translation MFKKAGKTLLGLAVAASFMQAHAADTKKVDVLLVGGGIMSSTLAVWLNELEPSWSMEMVERMDGVAEESSNGWNNAGTGHSALAELNYTPLDKDGKVNITKAIEINESFQISRQFWAWQVRQGVLQNPHSFINTTPHMSFVWGDDNIKFLKQRYEALQASPLFRSMQYSEDHAQIAKWVPLMMEGRDPNQKLAVTWTPIGTDVNFGEITRQFVGHLKTKENFDLKLSSEVQDITRNEDGSWHVEYKNLKDGTESATDAKFLFIGAGGGALKLLQKSGIPEAKEYAGFPVGGSFLVTENPTVAMQHMAKAYGIASTGAPPMSVPHLDTRVLDGKRVILFGPFATFSTKFLKNGSYLDLLSSTTTHNMWPMARVGIDQYPLVEYLAGQLMQSDDDRFAALQTYFPNAKKEDWKLWQAGQRVQIIKRDEEKGGVLKLGTEVVASQDRTIAGLLGASPGASTAAPIMLNVLETVFKEKVATPEWQAKIKEIVPSYGTKLNDSAAATQKEWNYTAEVLQLEKPPVIDQSVGTTVVPRAPVESKPANDMAL comes from the coding sequence ATGTTCAAGAAAGCTGGCAAGACCTTGCTGGGTCTGGCAGTCGCGGCGAGCTTCATGCAAGCGCACGCCGCAGACACCAAGAAAGTCGACGTGCTGCTGGTCGGCGGCGGCATCATGAGTTCCACCCTGGCTGTCTGGCTCAACGAGCTGGAACCAAGCTGGTCGATGGAAATGGTCGAGCGCATGGACGGCGTCGCCGAAGAAAGCTCCAACGGCTGGAACAACGCCGGTACCGGCCACTCCGCGCTGGCCGAGCTCAACTACACCCCGCTGGACAAAGACGGCAAGGTCAACATCACCAAGGCCATCGAGATCAACGAGTCGTTCCAGATCTCCCGCCAGTTCTGGGCCTGGCAGGTGCGCCAGGGCGTGCTGCAGAACCCGCACTCGTTCATCAACACTACCCCGCACATGAGCTTCGTCTGGGGCGATGACAACATCAAGTTCCTGAAGCAGCGCTACGAGGCCCTGCAGGCCAGCCCGCTGTTCCGTTCGATGCAGTATTCGGAAGACCACGCGCAGATCGCCAAGTGGGTGCCGCTGATGATGGAAGGGCGCGACCCGAACCAGAAGCTGGCCGTGACCTGGACGCCGATCGGCACCGACGTCAACTTCGGTGAGATCACCCGCCAGTTCGTGGGTCACCTGAAGACCAAAGAGAACTTCGACCTGAAGCTGTCCAGCGAAGTGCAGGACATCACCCGCAACGAAGACGGCTCCTGGCACGTCGAGTACAAGAACCTGAAGGACGGTACCGAATCGGCCACCGACGCCAAGTTCCTGTTCATCGGTGCCGGTGGCGGCGCGCTGAAGCTGCTGCAGAAATCGGGCATCCCGGAAGCCAAGGAATACGCAGGCTTCCCGGTGGGCGGCTCGTTCCTGGTGACCGAGAACCCGACCGTTGCCATGCAGCACATGGCCAAGGCCTACGGCATCGCCTCGACCGGCGCGCCACCCATGTCGGTACCGCACCTGGACACCCGCGTGCTCGATGGCAAGCGCGTGATCCTGTTCGGGCCATTCGCCACCTTCTCGACCAAGTTCCTGAAGAACGGCTCGTACCTGGACCTGCTGAGCAGCACCACCACCCACAACATGTGGCCGATGGCGCGTGTCGGTATCGACCAGTACCCACTGGTGGAATACCTGGCCGGCCAGCTGATGCAGTCTGACGACGACCGCTTCGCCGCCCTGCAGACCTACTTCCCGAACGCCAAGAAGGAAGACTGGAAACTGTGGCAGGCCGGCCAGCGCGTGCAGATCATCAAGCGTGACGAAGAGAAGGGCGGCGTGCTGAAGCTGGGCACCGAAGTCGTCGCTTCCCAGGACCGCACCATCGCCGGCCTGCTGGGCGCCTCGCCAGGTGCCTCGACCGCCGCGCCGATCATGCTCAACGTGCTGGAAACCGTGTTCAAGGAGAAGGTCGCCACCCCTGAGTGGCAGGCCAAGATCAAGGAGATCGTCCCGAGCTACGGTACCAAGCTGAACGATTCGGCCGCTGCCACCCAGAAAGAGTGGAACTACACCGCCGAAGTGCTGCAGCTGGAAAAACCGCCAGTGATCGACCAGAGCGTCGGTACCACCGTCGTGCCACGCGCACCGGTCGAGAGCAAGCCTGCGAACGACATGGCGCTGTAA
- a CDS encoding DUF4223 family protein — translation MKKLIKATVAVAVVSGVALLSGCTGQVYNQPKNCSYDYLFHPSVSISKMIGGCGPIDKLPQQQ, via the coding sequence ATGAAAAAGCTGATCAAAGCTACTGTTGCTGTCGCTGTTGTTTCGGGCGTTGCCCTGCTGTCCGGTTGCACTGGCCAAGTCTACAACCAGCCGAAGAACTGCTCGTACGACTACCTGTTCCACCCATCGGTTTCCATCTCCAAGATGATCGGCGGCTGCGGCCCGATCGATAAACTGCCTCAGCAGCAGTAA
- a CDS encoding DUF3077 domain-containing protein — translation MSNERPVTTIGIGSFGESGEINNEQPLFRVVPGHALDYVLEHSTTLMTCAYTLSDIALTQDLKNAPTLLAAAHYLTGMAKALSQDVSHAVTNNPSI, via the coding sequence ATGAGCAACGAAAGGCCCGTTACCACTATCGGCATCGGAAGTTTTGGCGAAAGCGGTGAAATCAACAACGAACAACCGCTGTTTCGAGTCGTACCCGGCCACGCCCTGGACTACGTACTGGAGCACTCCACAACATTGATGACCTGTGCCTACACCCTGAGCGATATCGCGCTGACGCAGGACTTGAAGAACGCCCCTACATTGTTAGCCGCCGCACACTATCTCACCGGCATGGCCAAAGCACTGTCGCAAGATGTCTCCCACGCAGTTACAAACAACCCCTCTATTTAA
- the purC gene encoding phosphoribosylaminoimidazolesuccinocarboxamide synthase, with the protein MEKRDELYRGKAKSVYKTDDADRLILLFRNDTSAFDGKRIEQLDRKGMVNNKFNAFIMQKLEEAGVPTQFDKLLGDNECLVKKLDMIPVECVVRNYAAGSLVKRLGVEEGIKLEPSTFELFLKNDEKGDPFINESHVVAFGWGTAEQLVEMKKLSLKVNEVLSKLFDDAGLLLVDFKLEFGVFHGQIVLGDEFSPDGCRLWDKETRKKMDKDRFRQGLGDVIEAYEEVAKRLGVPL; encoded by the coding sequence ATGGAAAAACGCGACGAACTCTACCGCGGCAAGGCCAAATCGGTTTACAAGACCGACGACGCCGACCGCTTGATCCTGCTGTTCCGTAACGACACCTCGGCGTTCGACGGCAAGCGCATCGAGCAGCTGGACCGCAAGGGCATGGTGAACAACAAGTTCAACGCCTTCATCATGCAGAAGCTTGAAGAAGCGGGCGTGCCGACCCAGTTCGACAAGCTGCTGGGCGACAACGAGTGCCTGGTGAAGAAACTCGACATGATCCCGGTCGAATGCGTGGTGCGTAACTATGCCGCCGGCAGCCTGGTCAAGCGTCTGGGTGTGGAGGAGGGCATCAAGCTGGAGCCGTCCACCTTCGAGCTGTTCCTGAAGAACGACGAGAAGGGCGACCCCTTCATCAACGAATCCCACGTCGTCGCCTTCGGCTGGGGCACCGCCGAGCAGCTGGTCGAGATGAAGAAGCTGTCGCTCAAGGTCAACGAAGTGCTGAGCAAGCTGTTCGATGACGCAGGCCTGCTGCTGGTCGACTTCAAGCTGGAGTTCGGTGTGTTCCACGGCCAGATCGTCCTGGGCGACGAGTTCAGCCCGGACGGCTGCCGCCTGTGGGACAAAGAGACCCGCAAGAAGATGGACAAGGACCGCTTCCGCCAGGGTCTGGGCGACGTGATCGAAGCCTACGAAGAAGTTGCCAAACGCCTGGGCGTGCCGCTGTAA
- a CDS encoding MBL fold metallo-hydrolase, with the protein MRFAVLGSGSQGNGTLIASGDTFILVDCGFSLRETERRLALLGVSASQLSAVLVTHEHADHVHGVGLLSRRYNVPVYMSQGTLRGLRKPVEVAGFLGCGDVLPVGDLQVSATRVEHDAYEPLQYVISDGHRRFGMLTDLGSYDYHLLSRYQGLDALLIEANHCRDLLARGHYPNFLKLRVGGSQGHLNNHQAASLVAELGWQHLQHLVLAHLSSKNNLPHLARQCFVDTLGCDPDWLQVANQDHGLDWRQIA; encoded by the coding sequence GTGCGCTTCGCGGTTCTTGGAAGCGGTAGCCAGGGAAACGGCACGCTGATCGCCAGTGGTGACACGTTCATCCTGGTCGACTGCGGCTTCTCGCTACGGGAAACCGAGCGGCGCCTGGCGTTGCTCGGGGTGTCGGCCTCGCAACTGAGCGCGGTGCTGGTGACCCACGAACATGCCGACCACGTGCATGGGGTCGGGTTGCTGTCGCGCCGCTACAATGTACCGGTCTACATGAGCCAAGGCACGTTGCGCGGGTTGCGAAAGCCGGTGGAAGTGGCCGGTTTTCTCGGTTGTGGCGATGTGCTGCCGGTCGGCGACCTGCAGGTCAGCGCCACCCGGGTCGAGCACGACGCCTACGAACCCTTGCAGTACGTGATCAGCGATGGCCACCGACGTTTCGGCATGCTCACCGACCTGGGCAGCTACGACTACCACCTGTTGTCGCGCTACCAGGGGCTGGACGCACTGCTGATCGAGGCCAATCATTGTCGTGACCTGCTGGCCCGCGGTCATTACCCGAACTTTCTCAAGTTGCGGGTCGGCGGCAGCCAGGGACATTTGAACAACCACCAGGCCGCCAGCCTGGTGGCCGAGCTGGGCTGGCAGCACCTGCAGCACCTGGTGCTGGCCCATCTCAGCAGCAAGAACAACCTGCCACATCTGGCCCGCCAGTGCTTTGTCGATACCCTCGGGTGCGACCCGGACTGGCTCCAGGTGGCCAACCAGGACCATGGGCTCGACTGGCGCCAGATCGCCTAG
- the bamC gene encoding outer membrane protein assembly factor BamC: MKRLAGLSTLALIISSTSGCGWLWGEDGYFRDRGSDYLQAHPTAPMQLPPDASNVKRMDPLLPIPRNVADDRATGEFEVPRPQPLSATAEVSDFSLQRSGSSRWVLAQRSPAEVWPVTRQFFEDNGFRIAEERPQTGEFSTTWQRFDELSASLGQRLASASSSSDSEVRVRVRMEPGVQRNTSEVYVVSVERPAGSTAEPSFPSTSSNTGADALLVDEMLASMNRNAEKGGSVSLLAARDFDAPSQVSLSEDGSGNPVLYLGSDLDRAWSGVGRALEQGEWRVEDINRSLGLFYINLSEKPDDKQKEPGFFSRLFGSEPSKEEREARAERYQVRLSKVGENVQVTVEKNINTVAPADVARRVLSAIQDHLG; this comes from the coding sequence ATGAAGCGACTGGCTGGTCTTTCCACGCTCGCCCTGATCATTTCCAGCACCAGTGGGTGTGGCTGGCTGTGGGGCGAGGATGGCTATTTCCGCGACCGCGGCAGCGACTACCTGCAGGCGCACCCCACCGCGCCGATGCAGCTGCCGCCGGACGCCAGCAACGTCAAACGCATGGACCCGCTGCTGCCGATCCCGCGCAACGTTGCCGATGATCGCGCTACTGGCGAGTTCGAAGTGCCGCGCCCACAACCGCTGTCGGCCACCGCTGAAGTCAGCGATTTCAGCCTGCAGCGCAGCGGCAGCAGCCGCTGGGTGCTGGCCCAGCGCTCGCCGGCCGAAGTCTGGCCGGTGACTCGCCAGTTCTTCGAGGACAACGGCTTCCGTATCGCCGAAGAGCGTCCGCAGACCGGTGAGTTCAGCACCACCTGGCAGCGTTTCGACGAGTTGTCCGCCTCCCTCGGCCAGCGTCTGGCCAGCGCCTCCAGCAGCTCGGACAGCGAAGTTCGTGTGCGGGTGCGCATGGAGCCGGGCGTGCAGCGCAACACCTCCGAAGTGTACGTGGTCAGCGTCGAGCGCCCGGCCGGCAGCACGGCTGAGCCGAGCTTCCCGTCCACCTCCAGCAATACCGGCGCCGACGCGCTGCTGGTCGACGAAATGCTTGCCAGCATGAACCGCAACGCCGAGAAGGGCGGTTCGGTGTCGCTGCTCGCCGCACGTGACTTCGACGCCCCGAGCCAGGTCAGCCTGAGCGAGGACGGCAGCGGCAACCCGGTGCTGTACCTGGGCTCCGACCTCGATCGTGCCTGGTCCGGCGTGGGCCGTGCCTTGGAGCAGGGCGAGTGGCGCGTCGAGGACATCAACCGCAGCCTGGGCCTGTTCTACATCAACCTGTCCGAGAAGCCCGACGACAAGCAGAAGGAGCCTGGCTTCTTCAGCCGCCTGTTCGGCAGCGAACCCAGCAAGGAAGAGCGTGAAGCCCGTGCCGAGCGTTATCAGGTGCGCCTGAGCAAGGTGGGTGAGAACGTCCAGGTGACTGTCGAGAAGAACATCAACACCGTGGCCCCGGCTGATGTAGCCCGCCGCGTGCTGAGCGCGATCCAGGACCACCTGGGCTAA
- the dapA gene encoding 4-hydroxy-tetrahydrodipicolinate synthase — protein sequence MIAGSMVALVTPMDAQGRLDWDSLDKLVDFHLENGTHAIVAVGTTGESATLDVEEHILVIKHVVERVKHSNKRIPVIAGTGANSTAEAVHLTKNAKNAGADACLLVVPYYNKPTQEGLYQHFKHIAEAVDIPQILYNVPGRTSCDMQADTVIRLSKVKNIIGIKEATGDLQRAKAILDGVDKDFIVLSGDDPTAVELILMGGKGNISVTANVAPREMADLCEAALEGNAEKARAINEKLMPLHKDLFCEANPIPVKWALVEMGLMQKGIRLPLTWLSEGCHEKVRTALRQSGVLV from the coding sequence ATGATTGCGGGCAGTATGGTGGCATTGGTCACACCCATGGATGCACAAGGGCGTCTTGATTGGGACAGCCTCGACAAACTTGTAGACTTCCACCTGGAAAATGGCACCCACGCGATCGTCGCTGTCGGCACCACCGGTGAATCCGCAACGCTGGATGTCGAAGAGCACATCCTGGTCATCAAGCACGTGGTCGAGCGGGTCAAGCACAGCAACAAGCGTATCCCGGTGATCGCCGGTACCGGTGCCAACTCCACTGCCGAAGCCGTGCACCTGACCAAGAACGCCAAGAATGCCGGCGCCGACGCCTGCCTGCTCGTCGTGCCGTACTACAACAAGCCAACGCAAGAAGGCCTGTACCAGCACTTCAAGCACATCGCCGAAGCCGTCGACATCCCGCAGATCCTCTACAACGTGCCCGGCCGCACCTCCTGCGACATGCAGGCCGACACCGTGATCCGCCTGTCGAAGGTCAAGAACATCATCGGCATCAAGGAAGCCACCGGCGACCTGCAGCGTGCCAAGGCCATCCTGGACGGCGTCGACAAGGACTTCATCGTCCTGTCCGGCGACGATCCGACCGCCGTCGAGCTCATCCTGATGGGCGGTAAAGGCAACATCTCCGTCACCGCCAACGTCGCCCCGCGCGAAATGGCCGACCTGTGCGAGGCCGCCCTTGAGGGCAATGCCGAGAAGGCCCGCGCAATCAACGAAAAACTCATGCCGCTGCACAAGGACCTGTTCTGCGAGGCCAACCCGATTCCGGTGAAATGGGCGCTCGTCGAAATGGGCCTGATGCAGAAGGGTATCCGCCTGCCGCTGACCTGGCTGAGCGAAGGCTGTCACGAAAAAGTCCGTACTGCCTTGCGCCAGTCCGGCGTACTGGTTTAA
- a CDS encoding glycine cleavage system protein R — protein sequence MSTPTVREQFLVISALGPNPMELANVLSRAAFDNRCAVVTSRLTRHGETSALVLQVGGSWDALARLEATLPGLGKKHGLTLDVVRSADQEVRPQALPYVAYVSAAYRPDIINELCQFFLDHRVELEAMTCDTYLAPQTGSSMLNAQFTVILPAGTQISWLRDQFLDFADALNLDALIEPWRPQNPV from the coding sequence ATGTCCACCCCCACCGTTCGCGAACAATTCCTCGTCATCAGCGCCCTGGGCCCCAACCCCATGGAGCTGGCCAACGTCCTGAGCCGCGCGGCCTTCGACAACCGCTGCGCGGTGGTCACCTCGCGCCTGACCCGTCACGGCGAAACCAGCGCCCTGGTGCTGCAGGTCGGTGGCAGCTGGGATGCCCTGGCACGCCTTGAGGCCACCCTGCCTGGCCTGGGCAAGAAGCACGGCCTCACGCTGGACGTGGTGCGCAGCGCCGACCAGGAGGTGCGCCCGCAGGCCCTGCCTTATGTCGCCTATGTCAGCGCCGCCTATCGCCCGGACATCATCAACGAGCTGTGCCAGTTCTTCCTCGACCACCGCGTCGAGCTGGAAGCGATGACCTGCGACACCTACCTCGCCCCGCAAACCGGCAGCAGCATGCTCAACGCCCAGTTCACCGTGATCCTGCCAGCCGGCACTCAGATCAGCTGGCTGCGCGACCAGTTCCTCGACTTCGCCGACGCCCTGAACCTGGACGCGTTGATCGAACCGTGGCGCCCACAGAACCCCGTGTAA
- a CDS encoding peroxiredoxin: protein MAVALDQPIADFQAQATSGQAVSLAGLKGQQVVLYFYPKDSTPGCTTEGQGFRDQHAAFQAANTVVFGVSRDGIKSHENFKAKQAFPFELISDKDEALCQLFDVIKLKKLYGKEYMGVDRSTFLIDKDGVLRQEWRGVKVPGHVDAVLAAAEALNKA from the coding sequence ATGGCCGTAGCACTCGACCAACCCATTGCCGATTTCCAGGCACAGGCCACCAGCGGCCAGGCCGTCAGCCTCGCTGGCCTCAAGGGCCAGCAGGTGGTGCTGTACTTCTATCCCAAGGACAGCACCCCGGGCTGCACCACCGAGGGCCAGGGCTTTCGCGACCAGCACGCGGCGTTCCAGGCGGCCAATACCGTGGTCTTCGGCGTGTCGCGCGATGGCATCAAGTCGCACGAGAACTTCAAGGCCAAGCAGGCCTTCCCCTTCGAGCTGATCAGCGACAAGGACGAGGCGCTGTGCCAGCTGTTCGACGTGATCAAGCTGAAGAAGCTGTACGGCAAGGAGTACATGGGCGTCGATCGCAGCACCTTCCTGATCGACAAGGACGGTGTACTGCGCCAGGAGTGGCGTGGGGTGAAGGTGCCCGGGCATGTGGATGCCGTGCTGGCGGCGGCCGAGGCCCTGAACAAGGCCTGA
- a CDS encoding AI-2E family transporter, translating to MFKVLRDWMQRYFSDEEAVVLAVLLFLAFTVVLTLGGMLAPVLAGMVLAFLMQGLVNALERLKVPSRLAVWLVFTLFMGALAVFMLVLVPLLWHQLITLFNELPGMLGKWQSLLLLLPERYPHLVSDEQVLRAIESVRGEIGKFGQWALTFSLSSLPLLVNAMIYLVLVPILVFFFLKDRELIGRWVSGYLPRQRTLLNRVGDEMNRQIANYIRGKGIEILICGIATYIAFISLGLNYAALLALLVGLSVVVPYVGAVVVTVPVTLIALFQWGWGDQFIYLMAVYAIIQALDGNVLVPLLFSEAVSLHPVAIICAVLLFGGLWGFWGIFFAIPLATLFKAVLDAWPRQESSVAPML from the coding sequence ATGTTCAAAGTGCTTCGCGACTGGATGCAGCGCTACTTCTCCGACGAGGAGGCGGTGGTGCTGGCGGTCCTGCTGTTCCTGGCCTTCACCGTGGTGCTCACGTTGGGCGGCATGCTCGCGCCGGTGTTGGCGGGCATGGTGCTGGCGTTCCTGATGCAAGGGCTGGTCAACGCCCTGGAGCGGCTGAAGGTGCCGAGCCGGTTGGCGGTTTGGCTGGTGTTCACCTTGTTCATGGGCGCCCTTGCGGTATTCATGCTGGTGCTGGTGCCGCTGCTCTGGCATCAGTTGATCACCTTGTTCAACGAATTGCCGGGCATGCTCGGCAAGTGGCAGTCGCTGCTGCTGTTGCTGCCGGAGCGCTACCCGCACCTGGTGTCCGACGAGCAGGTACTGCGGGCCATCGAGTCAGTGCGTGGCGAGATCGGAAAATTCGGCCAATGGGCGCTGACCTTCTCGTTATCGAGCCTGCCGCTGCTGGTAAACGCCATGATCTACCTGGTGCTGGTGCCAATCCTGGTGTTCTTCTTCCTCAAGGACCGTGAGTTGATCGGTCGCTGGGTCAGCGGTTACCTGCCGCGCCAGCGCACGCTGCTCAACCGGGTGGGCGACGAGATGAACCGGCAGATTGCCAACTACATCCGTGGCAAGGGTATCGAGATCCTGATCTGCGGCATCGCCACCTACATCGCCTTCATCAGCCTGGGGCTCAACTACGCGGCCTTGCTGGCGCTGCTGGTGGGGTTGTCGGTGGTGGTGCCCTATGTGGGGGCGGTGGTGGTGACCGTGCCGGTGACGCTGATCGCGCTGTTCCAGTGGGGCTGGGGCGACCAGTTCATCTACCTGATGGCGGTGTACGCGATCATTCAGGCGCTTGATGGCAACGTGCTGGTGCCGTTGCTGTTCTCCGAGGCGGTGAGCCTGCACCCGGTGGCGATCATCTGCGCGGTGCTGTTGTTCGGTGGGTTGTGGGGCTTCTGGGGGATCTTCTTTGCGATCCCACTGGCGACGCTGTTCAAGGCCGTGCTGGATGCCTGGCCGCGGCAGGAGTCGTCGGTCGCGCCGATGTTGTGA
- a CDS encoding sulfurtransferase TusA family protein → MSDTPTCDAELDASGLNCPLPLLKAKMELNRLASGAVLKVIATDAGSQRDFRTFAQLAGHTLLRETAEAGVYTYWLRKA, encoded by the coding sequence ATGAGCGATACCCCGACCTGCGACGCCGAGCTCGACGCCAGCGGGCTGAACTGCCCCTTGCCGCTGCTCAAGGCCAAGATGGAACTCAACCGCCTGGCCAGCGGCGCGGTGCTCAAAGTGATCGCCACCGACGCCGGCTCGCAACGCGACTTCCGCACTTTCGCCCAGCTTGCCGGTCATACGCTGCTGCGCGAAACGGCCGAAGCCGGGGTATACACCTACTGGCTGCGCAAGGCCTGA